The following proteins come from a genomic window of Gossypium raimondii isolate GPD5lz chromosome 5, ASM2569854v1, whole genome shotgun sequence:
- the LOC105767805 gene encoding uncharacterized protein LOC105767805, producing the protein MLHRSFKPAKCKMALKLAIPRIKLMKNKREAHVQQLKRELAQLLESGQDQTARIRVEHVVREEKTVAAYNLLEIYCELIVARMPIIESQKNCPLDLKEAISSVIFASARCEEIPELKDVSKHFTAKYGKEFTSASLELRPNCGVGRMLVEKLSANAPDGPTKLKILTAIAVEQKINWNPESFGAKESKIYDDMLNGPSASMEATKILADPPVVQASPSHEQRPPGVQFPNYDKGTPNVQDSKHTGRSEAPASFYEHNSRSSLHPNNFDHSNASTNNSVSSGTYPPNSKPHGTENQGMEFRNSYSGNERASSSPSQHWEMKFKDATAAAQAAAESAERASMAARAAAELSSRGNISQQYSMESYMSPNGMRHEELRKYTGSSSENEHHARHPINNSLHGRDSGNYEQADRNEQHNQEGGTENVYSNIARSGDKSTHGSFKSTAASFNEKSSVNNEIRDAYSVTNSSEDRQMEHFAEVSMKRNSGGNGKQFVNELHGIKNPQNVDHHDIRDGEQSRYSSSVSQLNTSTDDHDDLSNLNWQESENDKRKSGESRMQFENELHDRKTSYDDHDVLSNINCQKSGNGSGEDLFHLNDEVSLPRGTEETTGSFDNASAVFDDYGSDTYEDNFGLEEEPKVHEYNMDFSSPGQISPSHPFTSTNSLSIEQNINSAQKSVSKSNIFSEEWPASAFFESSTSSAVPSHGDDLPATFDDYGRSSESEEDIGKSRFVGNSNPGIGSQKQNMDSKEAGNSSLNPRLVEGMEDTERSNESSLEESKELNLGNLTGGLRNKGYRRPPYSKVPGGNALSSEEAANDTSTRIKQSSFPAAVEASVSSGSYIHKPYSRKENAEVSRIVSTRAPVTQVDSSDDDSQEEQPKQAFSSTDDQYNKTPSFEESKGSYNKRSSLRTSVPYFDSGNSGSDEDLPKTSLKVHSNTRISRRTKTPLSYSRRSSNHRTTVSSEPAVALDNGEEKSLTSKSPDADEAIPKTQPQKKNSDHRESFQHSRFSSQPTSRLVSETKRYSVGGTLKSSEKEQVSSPVQKSISSGSAKSSKAQTSIERSSKESATHVHPKLPDYDTLTAHLNSLRQNR; encoded by the exons ATGCTTCACAGGAGTTTCAAGCCAGCCAAATG CAAGATGGCTTTAAAGCTAGCGATACCACGAATAAAGCTAATGAAGAACAAGAGAGAAGCACACGTTCAGCAGTTAAAGAGGGAATTGGCTCAATTACTGGAGTCGGGGCAAGATCAGACGGCCAGGATTCGG gtGGAGCATGTCGTTAGGGAAGAAAAGACTGTGGCAGCGTATAATCTACTTGAGATCTACTGTGAACTAATCGTCGCACGTATGCCGATCATTGAATCTCAAAA AAACTGCCCCCTCGATTTGAAGGAAGCAATTTCGAGTGTCATATTTGCCTCTGCAAGGTGTGAAGAGATACCAGAACTCAAGGATGTCTCAAAGCATTTTACAgcaaaatatggaaaagaatTTACTTCTGCCTCGCTTGAACTGCGTCCTAATTGTGGTGTTGGTCGTATG TTGGTTGAGAAACTATCTGCTAATGCACCTGATGGTCCAAccaaactcaaaattttgacTGCAATTGCTGTGGAACAAAAGATCAACTGGAACCCTGAATCATTTGGAGCTAAAGAATCGAAGATTTATGATGACATGCTG AATGGACCAAGTGCTTCTATGGAGGCCACCAAAATTTTGGCAGATCCTCCAGTTGTTCAAGCTTCACCCAGTCATGAGCAGAGACCTCCAGGCGTTCAATTTCCTAATTATGATAAAGGCACCCCTAATGTTCAAGATTCAAAACACACTGGAAGAAGTGAAGCACCCGCAAGCTTCTATGAGCACAACTCTAGATCATCTCTTCATCCTAATAATTTTGATCACTCAAATGCTAGTACCAATAATTCGGTGTCCTCTGGAACTTATCCTCCAAATTCGAAGCCTCATG GAACTGAAAATCAAGGGATGGAATTTAGGAATTCATATTCTGGGAATGAGAGAGCTTCCTCTTCGCCAAGTCAACATTGGGAAATGAAATTTAAGGATGCTACTGCAGCTGCTCAGGCAGCTGCTGAATCTGCAGAGCGAGCAAGTATGGCTGCCCGAGCTGCTGCTGAACTTTCAAGCCGGGGAAATATCTCCCAGCAGTATTCAATGGAGTCATACATGTCCCCGAATGGTATGAGACATGAGGAACTACGGAAGTATACTGGCTCATCATCAGAAAATGAACATCATGCCAGACATCCGATTAATAATTCCCTCCATGGAAGGGATTCTGGGAATTATGAACAAGCTGACAGGAATGAACAACATAACCAGGAAGGGGGAACTGAAAATGTTTACAGTAACATTGCAAGGAGTGGTGATAAATCCACTCATGGTTCCTTCAAGTCAACTGCAGCTTCCTTCAATGAAAAATCATCGGTGAATAATGAAATCAGAGATGCATATTCCGTAACAAACTCATCTGAAGACAGGCAGATGGAACATTTTGCTGAAGTGAGCATGAAGAGAAACTCAGGTGGAAATGGGAAGCAATTTGTGAATGAACTGCATGGTATTAAGAATCCTCAGAATGTTGATCATCATGACATCAGGGATGGGGAACAATCAAGATATTCTTCGTCTGTTTCTCAATTAAACACATCTACTGATGATCATGATGATCTCTCTAATCTAAATTGGCAGGAGTCAGAAAATGATAAGAGAAAGTCTGGTGAAAGCAGGATGCAATTTGAGAATGAACTGCATGATAGAAAGACTTCTTATGATGATCATGAtgttttatcaaatataaactGTCAGAAGTCTGGAAATGGTTCTGGTGAGGATTTATTTCATCTCAATGATGAAGTAAGCCTTCCAAGAGGCACAGAAGAAACAACAGGTTCTTTTGACAACGCCTCGGCAGTTTTTGATGATTATGGATCAGATACTTATGAAGATAATTTTGGTTTGGAGGAAGAGCCTAAAGTACATGAATACAACATGGACTTTTCTTCTCCGGGTCAGATATCACCTAGTCATCCATTTACAAGTACAAATTCTTTGAGCATTGAGCAGAATATCAATTCAGCTCAAAAGTCCGTTTCAAAATCCAATATTTTCTCAGAGGAGTGGCCTGCTTCTGCCTTCTTTGAAAGTTCGACTAGCTCTGCAGTTCCTTCTCATGGGGATGACTTGCCTGCAACTTTCGATGATTATGGCCGTAGTTCAGAGAGTGAAGAGGACATAGGCAAATCTAGGTTCGTTGGGAATAGCAATCCTGGTATAGGTAGTCAGAAACAAAATATGGATTCCAAGGAGGCTGGAAACAGTAGTCTCAATCCACGGTTGGTTGAAGGCATGGAAGATACTGAACGTTCTAATGAGTCTAGTCTGGAAGAAAGTAAGGAACTGAACTTGGGAAATTTGACTGGTGGCCTTCGAAATAAGGGTTATAGGCGTCCTCCATATTCTAAAGTTCCTGGAGGCAATGCGTTATCCTCTGAAGAAGCAGCCAATGATACATCTACTAGAATTAAGCAATCATCCTTTCCTGCGGCAGTGGAAGCTTCAGTTAGTTCTGGATCTTACATTCATAAGCCATACAGTAGGAAAGAGAATGCTGAAGTAAGTAGAATAGTCAGCACCAGAGCACCGGTTACTCAGGTTGACTCTAGTGACGATGATTCTCAGGAGGAACagccaaaacaggcttttagtaGCACTGATGATCAATACAACAAAACTCCAAGCTTTGAAGAAAGTAAAGGTTCATACAACAAAAGATCAAGCTTAAGGACCTCTGTCCCATATTTTGATTCTGGAAATAGTGGTTCTGATGAAGATCTTCCTAAAACAAGTTTAAAGGTGCATTCAAACACAAGAATTTCTCGAAGGACGAAAACTCCTCTTTCATATTCACGGAGAAGTTCCAATCACAGAACTACAGTTTCCTCCGAGCCAGCAGTAGCGCTTGACAATGGTGAGGAAAAGAGTTTAACCTCAAAGAGTCCAGACGCTGATGAAGCTATACCAAAGACTCAGCCTCAGAAGAAGAACTCAGATCACCGAGAAAGTTTTCAGCATTCCCGGTTTTCATCTCAACCAACTTCAAGGCTGGTTTCAGAGACTAAGAGATATTCAGTTGGTGGAACTTTGAAATCATCAGAAAAGGAACAAGTATCTTCTCCCGTCCAGAAGAGTATATCATCAGGTAGTGCCAAAAGTTCGAAGGCTCAAACATCAATTGAGAGATCATCGAAGGAGAGTGCCACTCATGTTCACCCTAAGCTTCCTGATTATGATACCTTGACCGCACACTTAAATTCCCTCAGACAGAATCGCTAA